In a genomic window of Longimicrobium terrae:
- a CDS encoding acetyl-CoA carboxylase carboxyltransferase subunit alpha — protein MATVAHLDFERTIADVEEQISSLRTLARERGLDVSNELLALERKLTGLKQDTFANLSPIERVQVARHPKRPYTLDYLELVFTDFVELHGDRQFRDDASIVGGWARLEGETVMVLGQQKGRDMKENLLRNFGMPHPEGYRKALRLMKLAEKFRRPLVTLIDTPGAYPGIGAEERGQGEAIARNLREMAALTIPSVAVVIGEGGSGGALAIGVSDRVLMLENSIYSVISPEGCAAILWKSGAERDKAATAMKITAGDLKGLSVIDEVIPEPAGGAHSDWEGTASALREALVRNLAELRPLGVQELREARWAKYMGMGRWRQAG, from the coding sequence TTGGCGACCGTAGCGCACCTGGACTTCGAACGCACCATCGCGGACGTGGAGGAGCAGATTTCCTCCCTGCGCACGCTGGCGCGCGAACGCGGCCTGGACGTCAGCAACGAACTGCTGGCGCTGGAGCGAAAGCTTACCGGCCTCAAGCAGGACACCTTCGCCAACCTGTCGCCCATCGAGCGCGTGCAGGTGGCCCGGCACCCCAAGCGTCCCTACACGCTGGACTACCTGGAGCTGGTCTTCACGGATTTCGTGGAGCTGCACGGAGACCGCCAGTTCCGCGACGACGCCAGCATCGTGGGCGGCTGGGCGCGGCTGGAGGGCGAAACGGTGATGGTCCTGGGCCAGCAGAAGGGCCGGGACATGAAGGAGAACCTGCTGCGCAACTTCGGGATGCCGCACCCCGAGGGGTACCGCAAGGCGCTCCGGTTGATGAAATTGGCGGAGAAGTTCCGCCGTCCCCTGGTGACGCTCATCGACACGCCGGGGGCCTATCCCGGCATCGGCGCCGAGGAGCGCGGCCAGGGCGAGGCTATCGCCCGCAACCTGCGCGAGATGGCGGCGCTCACCATTCCGTCGGTCGCCGTGGTGATCGGCGAGGGCGGCAGCGGCGGCGCGCTGGCCATCGGCGTGTCGGACCGCGTGCTGATGCTGGAAAACAGCATCTACTCGGTCATCAGCCCCGAGGGGTGCGCGGCCATCCTGTGGAAGAGCGGCGCCGAGCGCGACAAGGCGGCGACCGCCATGAAGATCACCGCCGGCGACCTCAAGGGGCTGAGCGTGATCGATGAAGTAATCCCCGAGCCGGCCGGCGGGGCGCACAGCGACTGGGAAGGCACCGCAAGCGCGCTTCGCGAGGCGCTGGTGCGCAACCTGGCCGAACTCCGGCCGCTTGGCGTGCAGGAACTGCGCGAGGCGCGGTGGGCCAAGTACATGGGGATGGGCCGCTGGCGACAGGCCGGCTGA
- a CDS encoding PIN domain-containing protein, whose amino-acid sequence MPKYVIDTNLYVHALRDPDARDALRSFTAASSPWIYVHAVVAAELLAGAPDPRMEEAIQTSFLAPFEAMGRVIVPRHDAWKRAGRTIGELIREHRLSANGVKPSFFRDCLLATSARDEGITIITGNTRDFELIRTVEPVKFVPPWPGSER is encoded by the coding sequence GTGCCGAAGTACGTCATCGACACGAACCTGTACGTTCATGCGTTGCGTGATCCCGATGCACGGGACGCGCTCCGTTCCTTCACGGCGGCATCGTCCCCGTGGATCTACGTTCACGCGGTTGTCGCCGCGGAACTTCTCGCCGGGGCGCCCGATCCGCGGATGGAAGAAGCCATTCAGACATCGTTTCTGGCTCCATTCGAGGCGATGGGTCGCGTCATCGTTCCGCGGCACGACGCATGGAAGCGCGCGGGGCGCACCATTGGTGAGTTGATTCGCGAACATCGGCTGAGCGCCAACGGAGTGAAGCCCTCCTTCTTCCGGGATTGCCTGCTCGCGACATCTGCGCGAGATGAGGGGATTACCATCATCACGGGCAACACCCGGGATTTCGAGTTGATCCGCACGGTGGAGCCGGTCAAGTTCGTCCCCCCGTGGCCAGGCTCTGAACGTTGA
- a CDS encoding glycoside hydrolase family 10 protein, whose product MNQMISRTLLVAVPALLFGGTAAGVALRPSRTAADAVAAARGLAPSISITATSAPDPAPAVMEEGRALWVNRWDYGSAATIRTLMEQARRANFNIVYFQVRGPGDARYRSQLDPCSPRLCGQLGGVPTWDPLEVAVREAHSRGIQLHAWINALSGWESRTAADCRGLRPSVAGQPNHVLVDHPEWAMYTRRGRPMACPNGEDEYVYLSPVHPEVRTHLARVAADVVRRYDVDGVHLDRIRYPGADFGWDPASLAAFGRDPATDREGWARFRRELVNSTVRETNDSIKAVRAVPLSAAVWPIYDRTRLGWRESSSGVAQFFQDTWGWASGGYLDVAVPMTYFYVADERCSYRPRRPGQEPNPDWDCMVADHVAGMRPSGRHVYAGIVTGLPLSEIARQVRLGRERGVNGFSFYSYGALNEQNAWSFLANGVFSEPATVPRMPWLNAAE is encoded by the coding sequence ATGAATCAGATGATCTCCCGCACGCTGCTTGTTGCCGTGCCCGCGCTGCTGTTCGGCGGGACGGCGGCGGGGGTGGCGTTGCGCCCCTCGCGCACGGCGGCGGATGCCGTCGCCGCGGCCCGCGGTCTCGCGCCGTCCATCTCCATCACCGCCACCTCCGCGCCTGATCCCGCGCCCGCGGTGATGGAGGAAGGACGCGCGCTCTGGGTGAACCGGTGGGACTACGGCTCGGCCGCCACCATTCGCACGCTGATGGAGCAGGCCCGGCGCGCCAACTTCAACATCGTCTACTTTCAGGTGCGCGGGCCGGGCGACGCGCGGTACCGGTCGCAGCTGGATCCGTGCTCGCCGCGCCTGTGCGGGCAGCTGGGCGGCGTGCCCACGTGGGACCCGCTGGAGGTGGCCGTCCGCGAGGCGCACTCGCGCGGCATTCAGCTGCACGCGTGGATCAACGCGCTTTCCGGCTGGGAGTCGCGCACGGCGGCGGACTGCCGCGGGCTGCGGCCCAGTGTGGCGGGCCAGCCCAACCACGTGCTGGTGGACCATCCGGAGTGGGCCATGTACACGCGCCGCGGCCGCCCCATGGCGTGCCCCAACGGCGAGGACGAGTACGTCTATCTCTCGCCCGTGCACCCGGAAGTGCGCACGCACCTGGCGCGCGTGGCCGCCGACGTGGTGCGCCGGTACGATGTGGATGGCGTGCACCTGGACCGCATCCGCTATCCGGGCGCGGACTTCGGGTGGGATCCGGCTTCGCTGGCGGCGTTCGGGCGGGACCCGGCCACGGACCGCGAGGGCTGGGCGCGCTTCCGGCGGGAACTGGTGAACAGCACCGTGCGCGAGACCAACGACAGCATCAAGGCCGTGCGCGCGGTGCCGCTTTCGGCCGCCGTGTGGCCCATCTACGACCGCACGCGGCTGGGGTGGCGCGAGTCGTCCAGCGGGGTCGCGCAGTTCTTTCAGGATACGTGGGGATGGGCCAGCGGCGGCTACCTGGACGTCGCGGTGCCCATGACGTACTTCTACGTGGCCGACGAGCGCTGCTCGTACCGCCCGCGCCGCCCGGGACAGGAGCCGAATCCCGACTGGGACTGCATGGTGGCGGACCACGTGGCGGGGATGCGCCCCAGCGGCCGGCACGTGTACGCCGGCATCGTCACCGGGCTGCCGCTGAGCGAGATCGCGCGGCAGGTGCGGCTCGGGCGCGAGCGCGGGGTGAACGGCTTCAGCTTCTACTCGTACGGCGCGCTCAACGAGCAGAACGCGTGGTCGTTCCTGGCCAACGGCGTCTTCAGCGAGCCCGCCACCGTGCCGCGCATGCCGTGGCTGAACGCGGCGGAGTAG
- a CDS encoding C39 family peptidase, translated as MTHPANSPRLDRPRPPRRRWMPCAAALLAVLALGACDAGTLLTSAPDTPARTLAGTATLAWVSPTGTTATNPVTFRADATSDIVTIKYFADGTFLLGSSADRANSFPVTYKFSGVGVRRVYVRGYNAAGAQVAGAYKDFTIRDLIANVPYFFQYANTYEPGATCANTTMAMLLKYYGASYTPDQIYSEFQKKSQDEFKFDTIFNRLAARAGLKQRIRVHMETGSIAEMEAELNRQRPVIIHGKFTSSGHVMLLIGNDGASYTMNDPAGVWGQQLCNGGAYGGSGGAGVRYGRAVVGKAITTPWQGSCTTFDPNTVRYHETYLVP; from the coding sequence ATGACCCACCCAGCCAACTCCCCCCGGTTGGACCGCCCCCGCCCGCCGCGCCGCCGATGGATGCCGTGCGCCGCCGCGCTGCTCGCCGTGCTGGCACTCGGCGCGTGCGACGCGGGCACGCTGCTGACCTCCGCACCGGATACGCCCGCACGCACGCTGGCGGGAACCGCGACGCTGGCCTGGGTGAGCCCCACCGGCACCACGGCCACCAATCCCGTCACCTTCCGCGCGGACGCGACGAGCGACATCGTCACCATCAAGTACTTCGCGGACGGCACTTTTCTGCTCGGCTCCAGCGCCGACCGGGCGAACTCGTTTCCCGTCACGTACAAGTTCAGCGGCGTGGGCGTGCGGCGCGTGTACGTGCGCGGATACAACGCGGCGGGCGCGCAGGTGGCGGGTGCGTACAAGGACTTCACCATCCGCGACCTGATCGCGAACGTGCCGTACTTCTTTCAGTACGCCAACACGTACGAGCCCGGCGCCACGTGCGCCAACACCACCATGGCGATGCTGCTCAAGTACTACGGAGCCAGCTACACGCCGGACCAGATCTACTCGGAGTTCCAGAAGAAGTCGCAGGACGAGTTCAAGTTCGACACGATCTTCAACCGGCTGGCGGCGCGGGCAGGGCTCAAGCAGCGCATCCGCGTGCACATGGAAACGGGCTCCATCGCCGAGATGGAGGCGGAGCTGAACCGGCAGCGGCCGGTGATCATCCACGGAAAGTTCACCAGTTCCGGCCACGTGATGCTGCTGATCGGCAACGACGGCGCCAGCTACACCATGAACGATCCCGCCGGCGTGTGGGGCCAGCAGCTGTGCAACGGCGGGGCGTACGGCGGTTCCGGCGGCGCGGGCGTGCGCTACGGCCGCGCCGTCGTGGGCAAGGCGATCACCACGCCGTGGCAGGGCAGCTGCACCACCTTCGACCCCAACACCGTGCGCTACCACGAAACCTACCTGGTCCCCTGA
- the dnaE gene encoding DNA polymerase III subunit alpha, giving the protein MSFVHLHCHSEYSLLDGANRIGDLIKRAKEFEQPALALTDHGCMYGAWVFQEQAKKAGIKPIIGMEAYVAPGARTDRSKAKGEKGYYHLVLLARDHQGYKNLTKLTSIGYTEGFYGKPRIDREVLEKYSEGIIVTSACLAGEVAQHLMEDRWEQARDAVAWHQEVFRDRYYLEVQGHDSQGQDELNKRIFKLAQEMSVPVVASNDAHFLNAHDHQAHDVLLCIGLGKDFSDPNRMKYDDQLYFKNTQEMAARFPGRPDVLTNTLQIADECNWSYPKGYHVPAFPTQEEGFVTEDEMLRAWVWSGALKHYAGGAGGATGEPVQVQGRAEDEIRALLPAEIVERVEYELGVITSLKYSGYFLITADFIRWARNHDIPVGPGRGSAAGSIVAYCMGITDCCPIKFDLLFERFLNPERVSMPDVDVDFCFERRGEVIEYVRDKYGRDAVGQIITFGTMKSRAVIKDVGRTLGFAPAETDRLAKLIPNGPAFSMTVDQAREQIPDIKDLYEKDQRYRQLLDYSSTLEGLSRHSSVHAAGVVIAPGPLDDYVPICTQSTKGSGGSGESIIVTQYDMTCLEKAGMLKMDFLGLKTLTVIYDTVADIRRRYGALKHPVTGAVYARAEDIPLDDPEPYAMMARGGTAGVFQFESQLATEKIRQMKADRFDDLIAANALLRPGPLDMGMDMVFIRRKLGQEPVKYPFPELETVLEPTQGVIVYQEQVMRIVQILGGLSLAEADVLRKAVGKKDAELIAKELGKFVDKAVEKNYPRQQIKDLADQIEAFGRYGFNKSHSAAYSLVAYQTAWLKCYYPAEFMAALMSSVVDKIDDVVSYIAQCKEMGRFLPRVGREGIEVLPPHVNDSNWKFTVIGEGVGSIRFGLGAIRGVGEGAVRSIIAARLAEGPFTSMFDLLVRIDLRLCNKRVLEALICAGALDGFEEEGMGRSQLLAGLDAAFANAQMIQKERESAQDSFFDMLLGGGDAGAATLVQAPALPKVEKWTETERLAREKEILGFFISGHPLNRYREDVALYEVRTTTAMLKHQKDCKVELACVVTEAARQISKKDGSEWGRITVEDFHGTATVLAFGDSWAKYKDVLQQDAPVVIRGAVSNRERDEEEPPMFLDSAIPLAQIRESGDVGVQIELASAGVAPEALAAAKSALAEHAGAGPLFVVWKNGGEGDAPRLRSRTLRVAPRDELLMALREALGDERVSLHRDAPAVVAQQREERFPRRGGGGGGGGGFSINSGGE; this is encoded by the coding sequence ATGTCGTTCGTTCACCTGCACTGCCATTCCGAGTACTCGCTGCTGGACGGCGCCAACCGCATCGGCGACCTCATCAAGCGCGCCAAGGAGTTCGAGCAGCCGGCGCTCGCCCTGACCGACCACGGCTGCATGTACGGCGCCTGGGTCTTTCAGGAGCAGGCCAAGAAGGCGGGCATCAAGCCCATCATCGGCATGGAGGCGTACGTCGCTCCGGGAGCCCGCACGGACCGCAGCAAGGCCAAGGGCGAAAAGGGCTACTACCACCTCGTACTCCTTGCCCGCGACCACCAGGGCTACAAGAACCTTACGAAGCTTACGTCCATCGGCTACACCGAGGGCTTCTACGGCAAGCCGCGCATCGACCGCGAGGTGCTGGAGAAGTACTCCGAAGGCATCATCGTGACCTCCGCCTGCCTGGCGGGCGAGGTTGCGCAGCACCTGATGGAAGACCGCTGGGAGCAGGCGCGCGACGCGGTGGCGTGGCACCAGGAGGTATTCCGCGACCGCTACTACCTGGAAGTGCAGGGCCACGACAGCCAGGGGCAGGATGAGCTGAACAAGCGCATCTTCAAGCTGGCGCAGGAGATGAGCGTGCCCGTGGTGGCCAGCAACGACGCGCACTTCCTGAACGCGCACGACCACCAGGCGCACGACGTTCTGCTGTGCATCGGGCTGGGCAAGGACTTCAGCGACCCCAACCGCATGAAGTACGACGACCAGCTGTACTTCAAGAACACGCAGGAGATGGCGGCGCGCTTTCCGGGCCGCCCCGACGTGCTGACCAACACGCTGCAGATCGCCGACGAGTGCAACTGGAGCTACCCCAAGGGCTACCACGTCCCCGCGTTCCCCACGCAGGAAGAAGGCTTCGTCACAGAGGACGAGATGCTGCGCGCCTGGGTGTGGAGCGGCGCGCTGAAGCACTACGCTGGGGGGGCCGGCGGCGCGACCGGTGAGCCGGTGCAGGTGCAGGGCAGGGCGGAAGACGAGATCCGCGCCCTGCTGCCGGCCGAGATCGTGGAGCGGGTGGAGTACGAGCTGGGGGTCATCACCTCGCTCAAGTACTCCGGCTATTTCCTCATCACGGCCGACTTCATCCGCTGGGCGCGCAACCACGACATTCCGGTGGGCCCGGGGCGCGGCTCGGCGGCGGGGTCCATCGTCGCCTACTGCATGGGGATCACCGACTGCTGCCCCATCAAGTTCGACCTGCTGTTCGAGCGCTTTCTGAACCCCGAGCGCGTGTCCATGCCCGACGTGGACGTGGACTTCTGCTTTGAGCGGCGGGGCGAGGTCATCGAGTACGTGCGCGACAAGTACGGCCGCGACGCGGTGGGGCAGATCATCACCTTCGGGACGATGAAGAGCCGCGCCGTCATCAAGGACGTGGGGCGCACGCTGGGCTTCGCGCCGGCGGAAACGGACAGGCTGGCGAAGCTGATTCCCAACGGCCCCGCCTTCAGCATGACGGTGGACCAGGCCCGGGAGCAGATTCCCGACATCAAGGATCTGTACGAAAAGGACCAGCGCTACCGCCAGCTGCTGGACTATTCATCCACGCTCGAAGGGTTGTCGCGCCACTCGTCGGTGCACGCGGCCGGCGTCGTCATCGCCCCCGGCCCGCTGGACGACTACGTCCCCATCTGCACCCAGAGCACCAAGGGAAGCGGCGGCAGCGGCGAGTCCATCATCGTCACGCAGTACGACATGACGTGCCTGGAAAAGGCCGGCATGCTCAAGATGGACTTTCTGGGCCTCAAGACGCTCACGGTGATCTACGACACCGTGGCGGACATCCGCCGCCGCTACGGCGCGCTCAAGCACCCGGTGACGGGCGCGGTGTACGCGCGGGCGGAGGACATTCCGCTGGACGATCCGGAGCCGTACGCCATGATGGCCCGCGGCGGCACGGCCGGCGTGTTCCAGTTTGAATCGCAGCTGGCGACGGAAAAAATCCGGCAGATGAAGGCGGACCGGTTCGACGACCTGATCGCCGCCAACGCGCTTCTGCGCCCCGGCCCGCTGGACATGGGGATGGACATGGTGTTCATCCGCCGCAAGCTGGGTCAGGAGCCGGTCAAGTACCCGTTCCCGGAGCTGGAAACGGTGCTGGAGCCCACCCAGGGCGTGATCGTGTACCAGGAGCAGGTGATGCGTATCGTCCAGATCCTGGGCGGTCTTTCGCTGGCCGAGGCGGACGTGCTGCGAAAGGCGGTGGGCAAGAAGGACGCGGAGCTGATCGCCAAGGAACTGGGCAAGTTCGTGGACAAGGCCGTGGAAAAGAACTATCCGCGGCAGCAGATCAAGGATCTGGCCGACCAGATCGAGGCGTTCGGCCGTTACGGCTTCAACAAGTCGCACTCCGCCGCGTACTCGCTGGTGGCGTACCAGACGGCGTGGCTCAAGTGCTACTACCCGGCCGAGTTCATGGCCGCGCTGATGTCGTCCGTCGTCGACAAGATCGACGACGTGGTGTCGTACATCGCGCAGTGCAAGGAGATGGGCCGCTTCCTCCCGCGCGTGGGGCGCGAGGGAATCGAGGTGCTGCCGCCGCACGTGAACGACTCCAACTGGAAGTTCACGGTCATCGGCGAAGGGGTGGGCAGCATCCGCTTCGGGCTGGGCGCCATCCGCGGCGTGGGCGAGGGCGCGGTGCGCTCCATCATCGCCGCGCGGCTGGCGGAGGGGCCGTTCACCAGCATGTTCGACCTCCTCGTCCGCATCGACCTCCGTCTCTGCAACAAGCGGGTGCTGGAGGCGCTGATCTGCGCGGGCGCGCTGGACGGCTTCGAGGAAGAGGGGATGGGGCGCAGCCAGCTGCTGGCCGGGCTGGACGCCGCCTTCGCCAACGCACAGATGATTCAAAAGGAGCGCGAGAGCGCGCAGGACAGCTTCTTCGACATGCTGCTGGGCGGCGGCGACGCGGGCGCGGCCACGCTGGTGCAGGCCCCGGCGCTGCCCAAGGTGGAGAAGTGGACGGAGACGGAGCGGCTGGCGCGCGAAAAGGAGATCCTGGGCTTCTTCATCAGCGGGCACCCGCTGAACCGCTACCGCGAAGACGTTGCGCTGTACGAGGTTCGCACGACCACGGCCATGCTCAAGCACCAGAAGGACTGCAAGGTGGAGCTGGCCTGCGTGGTGACCGAGGCGGCGCGCCAGATCAGCAAGAAGGACGGCTCTGAATGGGGGCGCATTACGGTGGAGGACTTCCACGGAACGGCCACGGTGCTTGCGTTCGGCGACTCGTGGGCTAAATACAAGGACGTTCTGCAGCAGGATGCGCCCGTGGTCATCCGCGGGGCGGTGAGCAACCGCGAGCGCGACGAGGAAGAGCCGCCCATGTTCCTGGACAGCGCGATCCCCCTGGCCCAGATTCGCGAGAGCGGCGACGTGGGCGTGCAGATCGAGCTCGCGTCGGCCGGCGTGGCGCCGGAAGCGCTCGCCGCCGCGAAGAGCGCGCTGGCGGAGCACGCCGGCGCCGGCCCGCTGTTCGTGGTGTGGAAGAACGGCGGCGAGGGCGACGCGCCGCGCCTGCGGTCGCGCACCCTGCGCGTGGCCCCGCGCGACGAGCTGCTGATGGCGCTGCGCGAGGCGCTGGGCGACGAGCGGGTGAGCCTGCACCGCGACGCGCCCGCCGTGGTGGCGCAGCAGCGGGAGGAGCGCTTTCCGCGGCGCGGCGGCGGGGGTGGAGGTGGCGGCGGGTTCAGCATCAACAGTGGGGGGGAGTAG
- a CDS encoding Fic family protein: MGRAGRWVQQQSGPEGFSAFIPAPLPPVPPPDFTPELQRIHEEAVHAVGQLEGVSRTMDPDRLLYMYVRKEAVLSSQIEGTRSTLSDLLEYENSTTPGTPLDDVQEVSRYVAALYHGLGRIQRGELPLSLRLIRELHGVLMREGRGSAQAPGDFRRTQNWIGGTRPGNARFVPPPPNEMTAALGNLERFLHDEFGRTAPIVKAGLAHAQFETIHPFLDGNGRIGRLLVSLILGAEGLLTQPFFYLSLYLKENRADYYDALQRVRTHHDWEGWLHFYLVGVQAVASQAADTALALRALFEQDQQRVLRLGRAAGSALRVYDLLRQRIVLSAPRAAEELGLTWPTVNAALQRLEGAGIVREVTGRSRDRIYVYARQLELLDAGTRGAATSPHGPPDSAGVPP, encoded by the coding sequence TTGGGCAGAGCAGGCAGGTGGGTTCAGCAGCAATCCGGCCCCGAGGGGTTCTCGGCATTCATTCCCGCGCCTCTGCCGCCGGTCCCGCCGCCGGACTTTACGCCGGAGCTGCAGCGGATTCACGAAGAGGCCGTCCATGCCGTGGGGCAGCTGGAGGGCGTTTCCCGGACGATGGATCCGGACCGCCTGCTTTACATGTACGTGCGCAAGGAGGCGGTGCTTTCGAGTCAGATCGAAGGAACGCGGTCTACGCTGTCAGATCTGCTGGAGTACGAAAACAGTACGACTCCCGGCACTCCGCTGGACGATGTGCAGGAGGTTTCCCGGTACGTGGCCGCGCTGTACCACGGGTTGGGGCGGATCCAGCGCGGCGAACTGCCTCTCAGCCTGCGGCTGATTCGTGAACTGCACGGGGTTTTGATGCGGGAAGGAAGGGGCAGCGCCCAGGCTCCGGGTGATTTCCGGCGTACCCAGAACTGGATCGGCGGCACCCGGCCGGGGAACGCGCGCTTCGTGCCGCCTCCTCCCAACGAGATGACGGCCGCGCTCGGCAACCTGGAGCGGTTCCTCCATGACGAGTTCGGCCGAACCGCCCCGATCGTGAAGGCGGGGCTGGCGCACGCGCAATTCGAGACCATCCACCCGTTTCTCGACGGCAACGGCCGGATCGGCCGGCTGCTGGTCAGCCTCATCCTCGGCGCCGAAGGTCTCCTGACACAGCCCTTCTTCTATCTCAGCCTGTACCTCAAGGAAAACCGGGCTGATTATTACGATGCGCTTCAGCGGGTTCGCACGCATCACGACTGGGAAGGGTGGCTCCACTTCTACCTGGTCGGCGTGCAGGCGGTCGCCAGTCAGGCCGCCGATACCGCGCTGGCGCTTCGAGCTCTCTTCGAGCAGGACCAGCAGCGCGTCCTGCGACTCGGGCGCGCGGCTGGCTCGGCGTTGCGCGTGTACGATCTTCTGCGCCAGCGGATCGTGCTGTCTGCTCCCCGGGCCGCCGAGGAACTGGGGCTTACCTGGCCCACGGTGAATGCCGCTCTGCAGCGGCTGGAGGGGGCTGGAATCGTCCGGGAGGTGACGGGGCGCTCCCGGGACCGCATCTACGTGTATGCGCGCCAGCTCGAGTTGCTGGATGCGGGAACCCGGGGGGCAGCCACCAGTCCCCATGGTCCTCCTGATTCTGCAGGAGTGCCACCGTGA
- a CDS encoding WD40 repeat domain-containing protein: MRSLLLALTAVTALGGTLAAQTPDEPKDPVLREMMARQARECRPPGTPRSDYPKPGTREAGPATLRAYTPHPYRVTGSTDPQVSVREVVISEEGCLIAIHRSDRVLDVWSNREGRLLFSRPDTDWGYERTGMAFSPDASVLAIAGQGGLLKVYDAASGTLLAEMDGKPHIDETVRREMGKGIDQDRRSVMASVAFSPDNRRLVTTGNFGTVIVWDLASRRARWARRMEPQTPEPAMPGGNAVFTRDGQQIVVMGEQGMQVRSASTGEIVQPFPVSSGATPFDADGPMEFTNSRPEEMAASVDWPGLAVLGTTGAAREGGQAPRLRWIQIVNRHQLSPMYSFRVPEGLWHIAIRPEGGSLAGMRGDTVQVYSVMGPPEFVITPDVVQGAAGRITRVLFGVSGRMYTLHEGPIPLLTWDLSPI, from the coding sequence ATGCGCTCCCTTCTCCTCGCGCTCACCGCCGTCACGGCGCTGGGCGGCACGCTCGCGGCCCAGACGCCGGACGAGCCCAAGGATCCCGTCCTTCGGGAGATGATGGCCAGGCAGGCGCGGGAGTGCAGGCCGCCGGGCACCCCTCGCTCCGACTACCCCAAGCCCGGCACCCGCGAAGCAGGTCCCGCGACGCTGCGCGCGTACACACCGCATCCGTATCGCGTCACCGGCAGCACCGATCCGCAGGTGAGCGTGCGCGAGGTGGTGATCTCGGAGGAGGGCTGCCTGATCGCCATCCACCGCTCCGACCGCGTGCTGGACGTGTGGAGCAACCGCGAGGGGCGCCTCCTCTTTTCCCGCCCGGACACGGACTGGGGATACGAGCGCACGGGGATGGCCTTCAGCCCGGACGCGAGCGTGCTGGCGATCGCGGGCCAGGGTGGCCTGCTGAAGGTGTACGACGCCGCGAGCGGCACCCTGCTGGCCGAAATGGACGGCAAGCCGCACATCGACGAGACCGTGCGCCGGGAGATGGGCAAGGGGATTGACCAGGACCGGCGCAGCGTGATGGCGTCCGTGGCGTTCAGCCCCGACAACCGGCGGCTGGTGACCACCGGCAACTTCGGCACGGTAATCGTGTGGGACCTGGCCTCCCGCCGCGCGCGCTGGGCCCGGCGGATGGAGCCCCAAACGCCGGAACCGGCCATGCCCGGTGGCAACGCGGTGTTCACCCGCGACGGCCAGCAGATCGTGGTGATGGGTGAGCAGGGCATGCAGGTGCGTTCCGCGTCCACTGGCGAGATCGTGCAGCCCTTTCCCGTCTCCAGCGGCGCCACGCCGTTCGACGCGGACGGCCCGATGGAGTTCACCAACAGCCGCCCGGAGGAGATGGCGGCGAGCGTGGACTGGCCGGGGCTGGCCGTCCTCGGCACGACGGGAGCGGCCCGCGAGGGCGGCCAGGCGCCCCGGCTGCGGTGGATTCAGATCGTGAACCGGCACCAGCTTTCGCCCATGTACAGCTTTCGCGTCCCCGAAGGCTTGTGGCACATCGCCATCCGGCCGGAGGGCGGCTCGCTGGCTGGCATGCGCGGCGACACCGTGCAGGTGTACAGCGTCATGGGCCCGCCGGAGTTCGTCATCACCCCCGACGTGGTACAGGGCGCGGCGGGCCGCATCACCCGCGTGCTGTTCGGCGTGTCTGGCCGCATGTACACGCTGCACGAGGGCCCTATTCCCCTGCTCACGTGGGACCTTTCCCCCATCTGA
- a CDS encoding cold shock domain-containing protein: protein MRTTGTVKWFNDSKGFGFITPEGGAKDCFVHHSAIQGQGFKTLAEGERVEFEVVQGQKGPAAENVVRLG from the coding sequence ATGCGTACGACCGGAACCGTCAAGTGGTTTAACGACAGCAAGGGCTTTGGATTCATCACCCCCGAGGGTGGCGCCAAGGATTGCTTCGTCCACCACTCCGCCATCCAGGGCCAGGGCTTCAAGACCCTTGCCGAGGGTGAGCGCGTGGAGTTCGAGGTTGTGCAGGGCCAGAAGGGCCCCGCCGCCGAGAACGTCGTTCGCCTGGGCTGA
- the infA gene encoding translation initiation factor IF-1 has protein sequence MAKEEGIVVDGHVTEVLPDRKYRVKLENGHIVLAYGAGKMTKFKIRVMVGDRVTLSLSPYDLTRGRITYRHKA, from the coding sequence TTGGCCAAGGAAGAGGGAATCGTCGTTGACGGCCACGTCACCGAAGTGCTGCCGGACCGCAAGTACCGGGTAAAGCTGGAGAACGGTCACATCGTCCTGGCCTACGGGGCGGGCAAGATGACCAAGTTCAAGATCCGCGTGATGGTGGGAGACCGTGTCACGCTTTCGCTCTCCCCGTACGACCTTACGCGCGGACGCATCACGTACCGCCACAAGGCGTAA
- a CDS encoding YciI family protein gives MPRYLISFDDGSMDHIPAGDWPEVGEASHAVVREAKAAGVWIFGGGIERQRASIVGTDGSATDGAFPETKAVVGGFSVIEVPSREEALEWAARIARGCRCAQEVREIMYDPES, from the coding sequence ATGCCGCGGTACCTGATCTCGTTCGACGACGGCTCGATGGACCACATTCCGGCCGGTGACTGGCCCGAGGTGGGAGAGGCGTCGCACGCGGTGGTGCGGGAAGCGAAGGCGGCCGGCGTGTGGATCTTCGGCGGCGGCATCGAGCGCCAGCGGGCGTCCATCGTCGGTACGGACGGCAGCGCCACGGACGGCGCGTTTCCCGAGACCAAGGCGGTCGTCGGCGGGTTCTCGGTCATCGAGGTGCCCTCGCGCGAAGAGGCGCTGGAGTGGGCCGCCCGTATCGCCCGCGGCTGCCGCTGCGCGCAGGAAGTCCGCGAGATCATGTACGATCCGGAATCCTGA